The genomic segment TTCTGCCCGCGATGAAGAGCTCGAAGGTGCTGCCGGTGAAGCGCCGTGGGGCGAAGCAGCTGATCTGCGCCGTGCCGGAGACGAGGacgagcggggccggggcgagCTGGGGGGCTGCCACGGCTCctgggggggcaccggggcggCTCAGAGGGCTCCGAGCCCGGCTCCGGGCTGTGCCGGGAGGTTGGGGGGCGACGTACCTGCCACCAGGAGGAGAAGCTTCAGCCTCCTCATCCTCGTCCTCCTCCCGTGGAGCCCGGCACGCACGGCGCTgagcagaaggatttttttttttgctcaagACCGAATTTCATCACCCAGGAAGGAAATGACAAGAGCACGGACTGTGCTCCGGGCTTGCCCCCTTGCACAAAGAGGCGGTTTTTCGACCCAAAACCTCCCCAAAGAGGCTTTTTTCCACCCCAAAAGATCCCAGCCACATCCTGCGCGCAACGGGGTCGCCGCGTGCGACCTCGCCGGGCTCGCTTCCGAATCATTGCAGCAGGGGCATGGAGGAGCAAACCCAGGACCCCCCAAAATCCCCTCCTAGGCCCCCCAAAACCTACCCCAGGACCCCCAGAACCTCACCGGGACGTCCAGAACTGCCCCAGGCCCTCCCAAATGTGCCCCCTGGGCCTTTCGGACCTGCCCTGGCACCTCCCAGGGCTGGGCCAGGGCCCCTAGAACTGCTCTAGGGGTCTCTTATCTGCCCAAGAGGCCCCAAAATCTGCCCCAGGACCCCCAAACCTGCCCTGAGGCCCCCCAGATCTGCCCCAGGAGCCCTGAAAGCTGCCCCAGGGGTCTCAGATTTGCCCCAGGGTCCCCCAAATCTGCCTCAGAAGCCCTGAAACCTGCCCCGGGGCCCCCAAAACTGCCCCAGGGCCCCCAAAACTGCCCCAGGAGCCTCCAAGTTTGCCCCAGGGGCCTACAAAGCTACCCCAGGGGTCTCATATCTGCTCCAGGGCCCCCCAAATCTGCCTCAGAAGCCCTGAAACCTGCCCCAGGGGGCCCCAAACCTGCCCCAGGGGTCTCATATATGCCCCAGGGCCCCCCAGATCTACCTCAGGCACCCTGAAACCTGCCGCGAGGGCCCCCAGAACAGCCCCGTGGGTCTTGTATCCATCCAAGAGGCCCCAAAATCTACCCCAGGACCCCAAAACTTGCCCCAGGGGTCTCACATCTGCCCCAGGGGCCCCCAAAACTGCCCCAGGGCCCCCCAAATTTGCACCAGGGGTCTCACATATGCCCCAGGGGCCCACAAATTTGACCCAGGGGCCCACAAAGCTGCCCCAGGGGTCTTGTATCAGCCCCAGGGGCCCCCAGGTTTGCCCCAGGACCCCCAAATCTGCCCCAGGGGTCTGATATTTGTCCCAGGGACCCCCAAAGCTGCCCCAGGGGCCCCCAAATTTGCCCCAGGGCCCCCCAAAATCTGCCCCAGGGGTCTCAGACCTGCCCCAGGGGTCTCACATCCATGTCGGGAGCCCCAAACCTGCCCCAGGCCCCCCAAACCGACCCCGGGACCCCCCAAACCCGCCCCAGTGGCCCCAAACgcgcccctccccccccttcgCCCCAGCCGCGCGGGGCATTGTGGGGCCCCGCCCTCCCCTCAAGAGCACCACCAGGGGGCGGGGCCAGGCGCCGACTAGGGGGCGGGCACTGCTCGGGGCGGCCCGGCCAATGAGGCGCCGCGCCGCCTCGCGCCGGCAGCCAGCGGCCAATGGGAGCGCTCCGCGGCTGCTGCGaggcccccaccccccccaccgGCCCCACCCCCTCCCATCCGCGGGCGGCCGCGGCGCCGCCtgcaggccccgccccccgcctcCCGCCACGCGGCTCCGCTCCCGCCTCAGGCAGCGCCTCGGCCACCCCCGGCGGCGAGGGGGGCGGGGCCTGCCTTAAAGGCGCAGCGCGGCGCAAGATGGCGGCCCcctggctgtggctgctgggccTGGCGGCCTGGGCCCGGCCGggcgccgccccgccgccgccgccaccggaCGCCGAGGTGACGTTCGTGCTGCCCGCGGGGCGCCGAGAGTGCTTCTACCAGGGGGCGCCCGGAAACGCCTCCATGGAGGCCGAGTACCAGGTGCCCGggggcggggccgtgccggtaccggagggggcggggctttGTGGGAGGGGGCGGGGTTTgagg from the Oxyura jamaicensis isolate SHBP4307 breed ruddy duck unplaced genomic scaffold, BPBGC_Ojam_1.0 oxyUn_random_OJ70467, whole genome shotgun sequence genome contains:
- the LOC118159454 gene encoding transmembrane emp24 domain-containing protein 1-like; the encoded protein is MAAPWLWLLGLAAWARPGAAPPPPPPDAEVTFVLPAGRRECFYQGAPGNASMEAEYQVIGGAGLDVDFSLESPSGLLLVSEHRKSDGVHT